From Lycium ferocissimum isolate CSIRO_LF1 chromosome 12, AGI_CSIRO_Lferr_CH_V1, whole genome shotgun sequence, one genomic window encodes:
- the LOC132039244 gene encoding AP2/ERF and B3 domain-containing transcription factor At1g51120-like, producing the protein MEDETNLISSTTTYLTNGDCDSSASNHLLPQKRKIHARERKACISGSRFKGVVGQHNGHWGAQIYTNHQRIWLGTFKTEMEAAMAYDSAAIRLLGQDHSHRNLAWTNATIQEPNFQSQFSTEEILRMIKEGSYPSKFDEYLKEKFEEHFHPLKSLQPVAEGNDEFSYKQLFQKELTPSDVGKLNRLVIPKKYALKYFPQIQDDEMIFFDTSRRLWKFRYCYWKSSQSFVFTKGWNKFVKDKGLRAKDTIVFNLCEFKNGTNCNAFVIDVVKSIEVLPKDLALNHQQQEAIDDDEVETKEFMRTQPFDHEDALVPVWLFGKQIGWSETKKNTLFSNGV; encoded by the exons ATGGAAGATGAAACAAACTTGATATCAAGCACCACCACATACCTAACTAATGGGGATTGTGACTCAAGCGCGAGCAATCATTTGCTGCCTCAAAAGCGTAAAATTCATGCACGTGAGAGAAAAGCTTGCATTTCTGGTTCGAGGTTTAAAGGGGTTGTAGGCCAACATAATGGCCATTGGGGagcacaaatatatacaaatcatcaAAGAATTTGGCTTGGCACTTTCAAAACTGAAATGGAAGCAGCAATGGCTTATGATAGTGCTGCCATTAGACTTCTTGGTCAAGATCATTCACATAGAAATTTGGCTTGGACAAATGCCACAATTCAAGAACCAAATTTTCAGTCACAATTTTCAACTGAAGAGATTCTTAGGATGATCAAAGAAGGTTCATATCCTTCAAAGTTTGATGAGTACTTGAAGGAAAAATTTGAAGAGCATTTTCACCCTTTGAAATCCTTGCAGCCCGTGGCCGAG GGCAATGATGAATTCTCATACAAGCAACTTTTCCAAAAGGAGTTGACTCCAAGTGATGTTGGAAAGCTTAATAGGCTTGTGATCCCAAAGAAATATGCATTGAAGTACTTTCCTCAAATCCAAGATGATGAGATGATCTTTTTTGATACCTCAAGGAGATTATGGAAGTTTAGATATTGCTATTGGAAAAGTAGCCAAAGCTTTGTTTTCACAAAGGGTTGGAATAAGTTTGTAAAAGACAAAGGTTTAAGAGCCAAAGATACAATTGTTTTCAACTTGTGTGAATTCAAGAATGGAACAAATTGCAATGCCTTTGTGATTGATGTGGTGAAGAGTATTGAAGTTTTGCCAAAGGATTTAGCtctcaatcatcaacaacaagaagctattgatgatgatgaagtggaaacaaaagaattcatgagGACACAACCATTTGATCATGAAGATGCTTTGGTACCAGTTTGGCTTTTTGGGAAGCAAATAGGCTGGTCAGAGACCAAGAAAAACACCCTATTTAGCAACGGAGTTTAA
- the LOC132040915 gene encoding uncharacterized protein LOC132040915 isoform X1 encodes MSRCFPFPLQGYEKKPRPEDGNLLKEEKQKEKKHKKEKKDKEKKEGKEKRDKDRSDGKHREKKDKKDKHRDKREKHKDKEKDKDKDKERSDISEEAKIAVLPGASSGQNLPSGDEQFKDENINSQEAKFHNQSHRQHAEKLIKSSLPAVETDESKFVQELARRIRDEQKGPVSQLAERFPVESKRDEKTNSMYIKDSGNLAKEKEKNKERNVFSNKMDGQQVTVEPRIGANAILPSFPEMGKSKFHGLLPPLEENFDSRREEKEKSKERRDGKPRDKKKHKEKDAKSHRKEKEKKKEEKGKDKSAHRKSEQDKSRDISKSNFVGVSNTTHQVPLVPKDTVARTVPEGNHRKRKDIETNGFLHESEVRPTKVLRPSSSHQPTLNGKRLETHQKTDILSSNKQGVATDIQVINKEQNHNGTIKLSNKHGVATDIEMGNKEREVNGTIKLSNKHGVATDIEMGNKEGEVNGTVKLSTKHGVATDIEVGNKERGVNGTIKGQPLAMSKPKTLAMSKPKASSMSPGADQIAEASKRPPHPDSKYLNQILSVPQMDEWSGFDDQDWLFGSKSNLARKSDMCLDEVKDNRVWSEPLQIDSADVYALPYVIPY; translated from the exons GAGAAACAGAAGGAGAAGAAAcataaaaaggagaagaaggaCAAAGAGAAGAAAGAGGGTAAAGAGAAAAGGGATAAAGACAGAAGTGATGGGAAACACagagaaaagaaagacaaaaaggACAAACACCGGGACAAGAGGGAAAAACACAAGGATAAAGAGAAGGACAAGGACAAGGATAAAGAGAGAAGCGACATCTCTGAAGAAGCAAAAATTGCTGTTCTACCTGGGGCTTCTAGCGGACAAAATCTTCCTAGTGGAGATGAACAATTTAAAGACGAAAACATCAACTCACAGGAAGCAAAATTCCATAATCAGTCTCATCGCCAGCACGCAGAAAAACTCATTAAATCCAGCCTCCCTGCTGTTGAGACGGATGAGTCGAAATTTGTGCAGGAGTTGGCTAGGAGGATTAGAGATGAACAGAAGGGCCCAGTCAGTCAGTTGGCTGAGAGATTTCCAGTTGAGTCGAAAAGGGACGAAAAGACAAACAGTATGTACATCAAGGATTCGGGTAATTTGGCtaaagagaaggaaaagaacAAGGAGAGGAATGTTTTTAGCAACAAGATGGATGGACAACAAGTCACAGTTGAACCGAGAATTGGTGCTAATGCAATACTTCCTAGCTTTCCGGAGATGGGAAAGAGCAAATTTCATGGATTGCTGCCGCCATTGGAAGAGAATTTTGACAGCAGGAGAGAGGAAAaagagaaatcaaaagaaagacGAGATGGCAAACCAAGAGACAAGAAAAAGCATAAAGAAAAGGATGCGAAAAGTCAtcgaaaggagaaagaaaagaaaaaagaagagaaggggaAGGACAAAAGTGCACACAGGAAAAGTGAACAGGATAAATCAAGAGACATCAGTAAGAGCAATTTTGTCGGTGTTAGTAACACCACCCACCAAGTTCCACTTGTCCCCAAGGATACCGTTGCCCGTACGGTCCCCGAGGGAAATCACCGCAAAAGAAAGGACATCGAAACAAATGGTTTCCTGCATG AGAGTGAAGTCAGGCCTACTAAAGTGCTGCGGCCCTCATCCTCTCATCAGCCCACACTGAATGGAAAGAGATTGGAGACTCACCAAAAAACAGACATCTTATCTTCCAACAAACAAGGTGTTGCCACCGATATTCAGGTGATAAACAAGGAGCAGAATCACAATGGTACAATTAAGTTATCCAACAAGCACGGAGTTGCCACTGATATTGAGATGGGAAACAAAGAGCGCGAGGTCAACGGTACAATTAAGTTATCCAACAAGCACGGGGTTGCCACTGACATTGAAATGGGAAACAAGGAGGGCGAGGTCAACGGTACAGTTAAGTTATCCACCAAGCACGGAGTTGCCACTGATATTGAGGTGGGAAACAAGGAGCGTGGGGTCAATGGTACAATTAAAGGTCAGCCATTAGCTATGTCTAAACCAAAGACATTGGCTATGTCTAAACCAAAGGCTTCTTCCATGTCTCCTGGTGCTGATCAGATTGCTGAAGCGTCTAAAAGACCACCTCATCCTGATTCCAAGTATCTGAACCAGATACTCTCGGTTCCCCAGATGGACGAGTGGTCTGGATTCGATGACCAGGATTGGTTATTTGGAAGCAAGAGTAATCTGGCAAGGAAGTCCGACATGTGTCTTGATGAAGTTAAGGATAATCGGGTATGGTCGGAACCTTTGCAAATAGACTCTGCTGATGTTTATGCTCTGCCATACGTAATACCTTATTGA
- the LOC132040915 gene encoding uncharacterized protein LOC132040915 isoform X2 has translation MSRCFPFPLQGYEKKPRPEDGNLLKEKHKKEKKDKEKKEGKEKRDKDRSDGKHREKKDKKDKHRDKREKHKDKEKDKDKDKERSDISEEAKIAVLPGASSGQNLPSGDEQFKDENINSQEAKFHNQSHRQHAEKLIKSSLPAVETDESKFVQELARRIRDEQKGPVSQLAERFPVESKRDEKTNSMYIKDSGNLAKEKEKNKERNVFSNKMDGQQVTVEPRIGANAILPSFPEMGKSKFHGLLPPLEENFDSRREEKEKSKERRDGKPRDKKKHKEKDAKSHRKEKEKKKEEKGKDKSAHRKSEQDKSRDISKSNFVGVSNTTHQVPLVPKDTVARTVPEGNHRKRKDIETNGFLHESEVRPTKVLRPSSSHQPTLNGKRLETHQKTDILSSNKQGVATDIQVINKEQNHNGTIKLSNKHGVATDIEMGNKEREVNGTIKLSNKHGVATDIEMGNKEGEVNGTVKLSTKHGVATDIEVGNKERGVNGTIKGQPLAMSKPKTLAMSKPKASSMSPGADQIAEASKRPPHPDSKYLNQILSVPQMDEWSGFDDQDWLFGSKSNLARKSDMCLDEVKDNRVWSEPLQIDSADVYALPYVIPY, from the exons AAAcataaaaaggagaagaaggaCAAAGAGAAGAAAGAGGGTAAAGAGAAAAGGGATAAAGACAGAAGTGATGGGAAACACagagaaaagaaagacaaaaaggACAAACACCGGGACAAGAGGGAAAAACACAAGGATAAAGAGAAGGACAAGGACAAGGATAAAGAGAGAAGCGACATCTCTGAAGAAGCAAAAATTGCTGTTCTACCTGGGGCTTCTAGCGGACAAAATCTTCCTAGTGGAGATGAACAATTTAAAGACGAAAACATCAACTCACAGGAAGCAAAATTCCATAATCAGTCTCATCGCCAGCACGCAGAAAAACTCATTAAATCCAGCCTCCCTGCTGTTGAGACGGATGAGTCGAAATTTGTGCAGGAGTTGGCTAGGAGGATTAGAGATGAACAGAAGGGCCCAGTCAGTCAGTTGGCTGAGAGATTTCCAGTTGAGTCGAAAAGGGACGAAAAGACAAACAGTATGTACATCAAGGATTCGGGTAATTTGGCtaaagagaaggaaaagaacAAGGAGAGGAATGTTTTTAGCAACAAGATGGATGGACAACAAGTCACAGTTGAACCGAGAATTGGTGCTAATGCAATACTTCCTAGCTTTCCGGAGATGGGAAAGAGCAAATTTCATGGATTGCTGCCGCCATTGGAAGAGAATTTTGACAGCAGGAGAGAGGAAAaagagaaatcaaaagaaagacGAGATGGCAAACCAAGAGACAAGAAAAAGCATAAAGAAAAGGATGCGAAAAGTCAtcgaaaggagaaagaaaagaaaaaagaagagaaggggaAGGACAAAAGTGCACACAGGAAAAGTGAACAGGATAAATCAAGAGACATCAGTAAGAGCAATTTTGTCGGTGTTAGTAACACCACCCACCAAGTTCCACTTGTCCCCAAGGATACCGTTGCCCGTACGGTCCCCGAGGGAAATCACCGCAAAAGAAAGGACATCGAAACAAATGGTTTCCTGCATG AGAGTGAAGTCAGGCCTACTAAAGTGCTGCGGCCCTCATCCTCTCATCAGCCCACACTGAATGGAAAGAGATTGGAGACTCACCAAAAAACAGACATCTTATCTTCCAACAAACAAGGTGTTGCCACCGATATTCAGGTGATAAACAAGGAGCAGAATCACAATGGTACAATTAAGTTATCCAACAAGCACGGAGTTGCCACTGATATTGAGATGGGAAACAAAGAGCGCGAGGTCAACGGTACAATTAAGTTATCCAACAAGCACGGGGTTGCCACTGACATTGAAATGGGAAACAAGGAGGGCGAGGTCAACGGTACAGTTAAGTTATCCACCAAGCACGGAGTTGCCACTGATATTGAGGTGGGAAACAAGGAGCGTGGGGTCAATGGTACAATTAAAGGTCAGCCATTAGCTATGTCTAAACCAAAGACATTGGCTATGTCTAAACCAAAGGCTTCTTCCATGTCTCCTGGTGCTGATCAGATTGCTGAAGCGTCTAAAAGACCACCTCATCCTGATTCCAAGTATCTGAACCAGATACTCTCGGTTCCCCAGATGGACGAGTGGTCTGGATTCGATGACCAGGATTGGTTATTTGGAAGCAAGAGTAATCTGGCAAGGAAGTCCGACATGTGTCTTGATGAAGTTAAGGATAATCGGGTATGGTCGGAACCTTTGCAAATAGACTCTGCTGATGTTTATGCTCTGCCATACGTAATACCTTATTGA